ACGCGAACTGCACCTGAGAAATCACGCCGCAGCGGGCGACACTGATTGTGGTTTCGACTATGGCTACTGGTGGGTCGAATGGGGCGGCTGCCTCGACACGATTAAGGATAACGAAACCATCCGCGACAACCTGATGGCCATTATGATGGGCGCCTGGGACCACGTGAAAAACGGCGACCCCACGGATCCCAACTACCCGAATCCGGACTCTCACGGCGCGAGCCACTGGGCGCTGGATTGGTTCGGCTTTGTGCCGGGCAAACGGGAAAGCCGTCGCTTCAAGGGGCTGCACACCATCACCGAGTTAGACGTGATGGCTGGGAGCTCTTTTCCGGATTCGATTGCCTACGGTGGTTGGCCCATCGATACGCATCCACCGGAAGGGATCGATGCGATCGACGAGCGGCCCGCGGTGCAGCACGAGGTGCCCTACTTGTTTGATATTCCGCTGAGCGCCTGCGTCAGCCGCAACATCCCGAATCTGATGTTTGCGGGGCGTAATATTTCCGCCACCCACCTCGGCTTCGCTGCGACGCGTGTGATGGCCACCTGCGCCGTGATGGGCCAGGGAGTCGGCGTGGCTGCGGCCTATGCGACGCAGAAGGATCTGCAACCGGTGGATCTGCCCAAGAACACCGCAGCCATGCGGGCAATACAACAGGAGTTGCTGCGTGAGGATGCCTACCTGATTGATCCGCAAAATGAGGATCCGCGCGATCTGGCACGCGCTGCCAAGGTGTCGGCCAGCAGCGAACAATCGGGCGGTGAAGCGGCCAATGTGCTTTCCGGTCAGACCCGGGCCACCCATGGCCCGAAGGGTGTCGCCCCGCAGCGTATGAAGTCCGGCATCCACCGCTGGATGAGCGATCCGGCGCAAGGATTGCCTGCGTCCCTTGAACTGAGCTGGGATCAGCCAGTGAAAGTGGGCGAAGTTCAGTTGATCTTCGATACCGGCCTGCACCGCGTGCTCACTCTCAGTATGAGCGGTGGCTATACCAACATCATGCAATGGGGACAACCGCAGGAAGAAACCGTCGCCGCCTACAAGATCGAAGTGGAGCGTGATGGAAGCTGGCAAACGCTGGCCGAGGTCAAAGACAATTACCTGCGCCGCAGATGCCACGCTGCTGATGAAGCCGCGCTGACCTCGCGTTTGCGTCTGACTGTGCTCGGCACGCATGGCCTCGACCATGCCCGCGTTTGCGAGATCCGCGTCTATCCAGAAGCCACTCCGGGCTTTCTGCAGGACACTAACAGCGATGCTTAAATGATCGATTTGAGACAGTTGACTCCTCCCACCCGTTCTGCGGGTGGGAATCGGGCTCGACAGTGCTGGTTGTTGCTGGCTCCGGCCATGCTCCTCCTCGGAGGCTGTCACACGGCGAGCATTGCGCCTCCCCCTGCACCGCAGAATCTGCTCGCGCATTGGAGCAGTGAAAGCGTCACAGTGGATGGCCGCTTGCTGGAATCGGTCTGGGAGCACGCGGTCGCCTATCCGCTGAGCTTCTCGCTGGCCGACAGCCCGGAGGGGCAGTCCCCCTCCGAAGCTGGAACTGTGCGCCTGGCCTGGGACAACGAATATCTCTACGCGGCCTTCGAGTTTCAGGACTCGGACGTGATTGAAGAAGGCGATGCCGACCAACTGCAGCAGCAACGAACGGGCGATGTCGCAGAGCTGTTTCTCAAACCGCAGGGGCAACCTTGGTATTGGGAATTCCACGTGACCGCGCGCGCTCGCAAAAGCGCCTTCTTCTTTCCCAGTCAGGGGCGCTCAGGCCTGCCGAGTAATTTCGATTTTGAGCATGGCACCCGCGCTGGCGCGATGATCGATGGCACGCTAAACGAGTGGAGCGACCAGGACGGTGGTTGGACGGCCGAGATGGCCATTCCGCTGCGCGAGCTCAGCGTGCAAGGCGAAGACTTCGCCCCCGACAGTGAATGGCGTGTATTGGCGGCTCGATACAATTACGCGTTCTCCTTGCCCGCGCCCGAACTGTCTTCTGCCCCTCAACTTCCACGAACCTCTTTCCACGACCACCCCCACTACGGATTTCTTCAATTCCAGAAACCGCACAGTGCGGCGGCAGCGACCGAAACGCCGGACACGGCAAACTAGACGACATTTGAATGAATAACAAAAAAGAATTACGACTTGGCTTGATCGGAGCGGGACGACGCGGGGCATTCGCCCAATACATGCATCAGCCGGAGAACAATGTTTTCCTCACGGCCGCTGCCGATACCGATCCGGAAGCGCTTAAAGCGTTTCAGGAAACAATCGAGCGCGAGGTCTACGTGACCGAAGACTATCATGAATTACTGGCACGCCCCGATATCGACGCGGTGCTCATTTCCACGCCGGATGATCTGCACGAGGAACACGCGATCGCGGCATTGAAGGCGGGTAAAGGCGTCTATCTCGAGAAGCCGATCGCTATCACCATTGAGGGTTGCGACCGCATCCTGGAGACCGCGCGCGAGCAAAATGCCAAACTCTACGTCGGGCACAATCTGCGCCACTTTGCTGTGATGCGTAAGATGAAGGAGTTGATCGACTCCGGCGCGATTGGCGAAGTTAAGACCGCTTGGTGCCGTCACTTCATTTCCTACGGCGGCGACGCTTACTACAAAGACTGGCACGCCGAGCGTAGCCGCACCACCAGCCTGCTGCTGCAAAAAGGTGCGCACGACATCGATGTGCTGCACTGGCTCTGCGGCGGTTACACCGAAACGGTCACCGCCATGGGCGAGCTCTCGCTCTATGATCAGATCACCGATCGGCGCGATCCGGAGGTCAAGGGCGACACCTACTGGAACATGGATAACTGGCCGCCGCTCTCGCAAAAGGGGCTGAATCCGGTCATCGATGTTGAGGATATTAATATGATGTTGATGCGCCTGGATAACGGCGTGATCGCTACGTATCAGCAATGCCACTACAGCCCGGATGCCTGGCGCAACTACACTATCATCGGCACCGAAGGACGCATTGAAAACTTCGGCGACATGTCGGGAGAGTGTATGATCAAGCTGTGGAATAAGCGTCACAACTATCAAGCCGAAGGGGATGCCGAGTTTATCATTCCTAAAGAGGAGGGCTCGCATGGCGGGGCCGACCCCAAGATTATTGACGAATTTATCCGCTACATGCGCGACGAGGGCGGCGGCACCATTACCTCCCCCGTGTCGGCCCGCTATAGCGCGGTCACCGGCTGCAAGGCCACCGAGTCGCTCAGAAACGGCGCGATCCCGGTCCAGGTGCCGACCTTAGCGAAGGATCTGGCTGACTATTTCGATAAGTCTACCGGACAGTAATCGGCTCTAAATTCCTTTCGGCGATTCACGCCATATTTTTTTAACACCACAGCTGCTCGCGTTCGCGCGAGTGATCTAAATCAGCACAATGTTTCAACTTGCTCTCACTAATCTCCACCCGGTGGACCTCGGGATCATCGGAGTGATTCTCGCGATTGTTATCGGGTTCGCCATCTACTCGCAGCGATACACGCGCAGTGTGGCGGATTTTCTGTCGGCCAACCGTTGCGCCGGTCGCTACTTGCTGACCGTGGCCTCGGGCTCGGCGGGTATGGGGGCGATTTCGATCGTGGCGACTTGGGAGAAGTTTTATCAATCGGGCTTCACTGCCTTGTTTTGGGGGCAGATGTTGGCGCCGCTCGGGCTGCTGATGGCGCTGTCGGGCTGGATCATCTACCGCTACCGTGAGACGCGGGCCATGACGCTCGCCCAGTTTCTGGAGATGCGCTACAGCCGCCGCTTTCGTGTCTTTAGCGGGGCCCTGTGCTGGTTGAGTGGTGTGTTGAACTATGGGATTTTTCCGGCGGTCACGGCGCGGTTTTTCATCTACTTTCTGGGATTACCGGTCCACATGTGGACGGTGCCGGGCACGGGCTTGGAGTTGAATCTCACCCTCGGTGTTGTCATGGCGATCATCCTGATCTCGGCCTTGTTTGTGACGCTGAGCGGCGGCCAGATCTCGGTCATGGTGACGGACTTTATCCAGGGGCAGATCAGTAACATCGTCTTTCTGATATTGCTCGGGGTGATGCTCTATCTCTTTCCGTGGAGCGTCATTGTCGATACCCTCATGCAGGCACCGGAGGGCGCATCCAAGCTCAACCCTTTCGATACAGGCTCACTGCCGGACTTCAATCCGCTCTTCTTTTTGATCCTGATGTTCCTCACCGTCTATAACTACATGGTGTGGCAAGGCAGTCAGGGCTATAACGCTTCGGCGATCAGCCCGCATGAGGCGAAGATGGCAGGCATTCTCGCGCAGTTCCGCAGTGGGGTCACTTATTTGCTGATCCCGCTGGCCGCTATCTGTGCCTATGTGCTGATGAATGCGCCGGTGCACGAAGCCGCCACCCTGGCCACACAGTCGACGCTGGACGCGATCGGCGACCCTCAGTTGGCCAAGCAAATGACCACGACCGTGGCCATGTCGCAAATCCTGCCGATCGGAGTGGTCGGCTTGTTGGCGGTCGTCATGATCATGGCCTCGCTGGGCACGGACACCACTTACCTGCACTCCTGGGGCAGCATTTTCGTGCAGGACGTGCTCTTCCCGATCCGCCAATTGCGCGGACACGAAGATCGCTTAACTCCCGAAACCCATCTGCGCTGGTTGCGCTGGTCCATCGTCGGGGTGGCCGCGTTCACTTGGTGCTTTAGTATGATTTTCCCACTCAAGGAATACATCCTCATGTATTTCCAAGCCACCGGCGCGATCTTCACCGGCGGCGCGGGTGCCGTGCTCATCGGCGGGCTCTACTGGAAACGTGGCACCACCTCCGGCGCATGGGCATCGATGATTGTGGGCTCCTTCCTCGCGGTGGGCGGCATCCTGACGATTAATATCATCTGGCCCAATGCCGTGCCGGCTTTACAGAATGCCTACCCCGCCAGCGAATGGATACAGTCCCTTCCGGAAAAATTCTGGCTGAATGGTGTGCACATGGCCTTCCTCGCCTCCCTCTCCGCAACGGCTACTTATGTGATCGTCAGCCTGCTCTCTCCCGATCCGCAGCTCAACATGGACAAGCTGCTGCACCGTGGCGAATACGAGGCCAAGACACCTGAGGGAGCCGACCACATAGCACCCGTAGTGACCGGCTGGCGCGGACTGCTGCCCGGAGCGGAATTCACCCGGGGCGACCGGATCATTTACTACCTGAAACTGGGCTGGGTCATGTTCTTCTTTGTCACTTTCATCGGCATCAGCCTCTGGCAAGTCTTCTACAAATGGCCCGACCAATGGTGGGCAAACTGGTGGCTTATCAACCTCATCCTGACCGGCGTAACCGGCACCCTCACCACTATCTGGTTCCTCATCGGCGGCTTTAAGGATCTGAAGGCGATGTTCGCCCGCCTGTCCACTATCCAGCGCGACGCCGAGGACGACGGCACCGTTAACTAGCCTGCCCTACATCTCTTGCAGCAGGGCTTTGCCACCCTGTCGACCAGTATGAAACCATTTCACATTATTCTACGCTACGGGCTGGACCCGTTCAACGGGCTGGAAGAAAACTACCGCCGCTTGCTCGACTTCGTCGAAGAGTCGGGCATCGGGGAGGTCATGTTCCTGATTGCCCCCGAGGAACGCAGTCAGGGGCATGTCACGCTCGACGAGATCAAGCCATGGATTGAGGCGATCCAGCGGATCAAGCCACTGCTCGCGAAAAAAGGAGTCGGAGTAAGCCTGAATCCCTGGACCACGACCTACCATGCCGGACGCGGACGCCACCTGCATTCGGGACAAAGCTTCCGCTTAATGATCGGAGAGACCGGCGCGAACAACGGACTGTCCCCCTGCCCCTTGTGCGAAAATTGGCAGGCCTATTTGATCGAAATCTTCTGCCACCTCACCCGTGAAATCGAGCCCGTTGCCATGTGGATCGAAGACGACTGGCGATTGCACAATCACGGCGAGGAAATGGGCTTTGGCGGATGCTTTTGCGAAGTTTGCCTGGAGCGTTTTGCGCAAAAAACAGGCGAAGCGGCCGACCGCGAAACCGTGCTCGCGCGCATCTTGGCCGGCGGAACGCCGCATCCATGGCGCACCCACTGGCTGGAGCACGCAAAAGAATCCTTGCTCGAGCCAGCAGAAAAACTCGCAGCGGCATTGAAGCAAGAAGCCCCCGCCATGCGTATCGGCCTCATGTCCAGCATCCCCGATGTCCACTGCGTGGAAGGCCGTGATTGGAACCGGCTGATGGATCTATGGAGCCAGGGCGACAAATACCTGATCCGCCCCCACATGCCTCCCTACACGGAAGAGCCGCCGATTCAGACCCCGCCCACCTATTCCCGCCACACCCTCGCCAATCTGGACGGGGACTGCGACATTTTCCCGGAACTGGAAAACTCGCCCCGCTGCGGCCCTTACAGCGTATCACACGCCTACTCTATCTGGGAAATTCAGAACGCCATTCTTTACGGTGCGCAAGGGATCACCATCAACCATTTTGATAACATGGGGATGAACACCTACTACGACCGCGATTTCGGCAAAGCGCTCGGCGCGAAGCGGGAGGTGTTCGATGCACTCATGGACCTCGAACTCGATGATCGCAAGGCACGCGGCGTTAAGATCCTCTTCTCGCCCGACGTCGCCCGACACACACAGACAGCCAACACTGCATCGCTCGACGCGGCACAAATAAATGCCAACGAAGGCAGCCTCAAAGAGCTCCAAGCCAATTCGGTGGCCTGGAGCAAGGTCTTCTACACTCTCGGCATCGCCCACGGGTTTACCCGTAGTCTCGAAGGCGATGACATCCTCGCCGTATCCGATCAGACCCTACGCTGCTACAGCGACAGTGAAATCGAAACACTACTCAGCCGCAAGCTCCTGCTCGATCTGCCCAGCGCCGAAATCCTTGTGCAACGCGGCTTTGGCGCACTGATCGGAGTTCAAGACATTGCCCGCATCCCGCTCGAGCAGTCCCCCTACTCCATCGAAGAAGTAGACGCCACCTTCTTTGGTGAACTCGAAGGCGGCGTCAAAGCACGTATGTGCGCCCAACGCTGCACCCACGCCATCGGCGTGCTCCACTACGCTCCCGGCGTCGAAACACTCTCCACCATTAAGAACGCGCAGTTGGATACCCTCTTTCCCGGCTCCGGGCTATTCACCAACACATTAGGCGGCACCATCTATACCACTTGCTATCCGCTCGATAGCGCGCAATTCTACATGGCCTACTTCAACCGAGTGCGGCAGGAATACTGGACCAAATTGTTATTCAAAATGGGCGGAGCTGAGCAGACCATCGCCTGCGAACACCCGCTTCAAGTGCATGCCCACAACCTTCAGGACGGCATCTCCATCGCCGCCACCAATGTGATATATGACACAGTCAAGCGCCTCGTCATCAAGCTACCCAGCTCCGACATCGCAGCCAAAACCTTTCAAGTCCTAAAGAAAGCAAACTGGGAAACTATCCGACCCAAAGTAAGCCACTCCGAAGACGTAGCCACCCTACAATTCGATCTAGAAATCCCCACACTCCAAACCGCATTCATCACCATTCGGAGATAGTGCATAGAGCTCGCTGAACGCTGGACACCGAATCCTTCGGACGCAACGTGCGCGATTGGCAACACGTTTTGCCCCTAAAGCTTGGTATCACGATCCCCACACTGGCAGGAAAGCCTCGTAGAAATATCGTTATTTGCTCATTCAAGCGTCCCTCTTTTAAGACCTCATAAGATACTTGCCAATCAAGCCCAGAAGAAAAACCATTCAATAACGTTACCCCACAACGTAAAGCACCTCAATCGAATTGCCTTTAGGTGTAATGGAGTTGAGCGGTCGCCACACAATCCTGACTTGAAGTGATCCTCACCCAGTGAGCACTGAATCCAGACGGGAAAGTATAGCTTTGGTAGCCCTCAGCAGGCACCTCGACGGTGGTATAACTATGCCATTCCCCACATCCCATGAAGTCGACTTCAACATTGAAAGAGACTGCGCTCTTCGACTTATGGCTCAAATGCAAGACCTTTTGATCAAAACCAGTCATCAGATAGGGGTCGGAAGTCTCGTTAGACCGGACTTCATCGTTCCACCATGGTCCTCCCCAGCCAGTGGGTTTCCCGTATTGCCAAAGGTCGTCGGTCTTGCCCATCCAAATCCCTGATTGAGGCTCCGCACAGTGCACATTCTCACCACCATCATGGCTACAATTGTCCGCTCCGATAACGAGTAGCCCCTTCCAAGTGCAAAAGTCACTGTGCACCCATAGGTGAGTCGAGATCGGACGGATGCCCCAGACTTTATTACCATAAGCCCACGGGGAAAGTTCATACCACATGCCGTGATGATCCATGAGCAGGCGCTCGTGTTCAACGGATCGGATACGTGGCCATTCCGTTTGCCACTTGTGCTCGTAAGTATGCGACGCTTTCGGGAGTCGATATCGGCGCCAAGTTTTATCAGCCTCCGTATAGACTTTCAAGATAGCGGACGCGCGATCCCAACCCGAGGCGAAAGTGGTTCCGCCAAAGTCCCCTAGGCCATGAACAGTGACGAAAGGCTTGCGCTCCAGAACGACCCATTCTTCACCATCAAACTCCGCGAGTGTGCCCTCCTGTTGTTCGCCGAGGTAATCTGCCTCGCTATAGTCATTATTAGAGACCACTAACTTATCTTTATTAGTATAGCAGTCTTTGAAATGACATTTCATTTCACCGGGCGTATCCAACTCTTGAGTGAGATCGAAGAGTAGTTGGCATTCCAGCGTCTGGACATTCAACTCGAAGAGTTCCCCCTCCATACCCAGCATGTAAACATGGCTATCAGGTTTACTCAGGTGCTTGGCGGTGCCACATAGGCGAATGTCAATCAGTTCTTCGACAGTGCGTACGTTATGCTCCCGGTCAATGACGTGGGGTCCGATAACCAACTGACTCGTCGGGCTATGGACGAAACGATTCGCATAGGTCCCATCGACTCCAGCCGGATGACGGGTCATGTTAAAATCTCCATCAATCACACGGAGGCCGGATCCAGTGCCCGATGTTTTTCGATGAGAGACATAATTCAGAACATACAGTTTGCCAAGCCATGGCATAAGGCAGCCGATTCCAATTTCGCTGCGGGGCGGCCCAAAGTCGGCAACCTGTGCGAGTGAAGGAATGACACCTGAGTAATTTGCGGGGAGATGAGTATTTTGATTCATGACCACCACTCTGAGACCTATTTCCTTCTTGTGGAAGTCCGGTAAAATGTGTTCAGTCACATTTTACCGACACATGCAAAATACCCCCAATAAACGACCTACAATTTATGATGTGGCAAAGTTGGCCGGAGTCAGTCACGCCACTGTATCTCGGGTCGTGCGCGGCGCAGACATCGTCAAGCCCACAACGATTGAAATAGTAAAAGCAGCCATTGAAAAATTAGGTTATCGCCCCGATCCAGCTCTATCCGCTCTGGCCGCATATCGCTCGAATATGCAGCCGCATCAAGGCCATGGTGAGACCTTGGCCTTTATAGATTGCGACGGTTCTGAATATTCAGAAATCGTATATGCAGGGAGTTTAAAAGAAGCGTCCTCACTCGGCTATCAAGTCGAGAAATATGAACTGTCTGAACAAACCCGCGAACAACATCAACTTGCTAGACAACTGTATCACCGAGGAGTCCGTGGATTGATATTCGGCCCCAGCAATCAAGAAAGAGAGCTGAGCGGGTGGAACTGGGATGAACATGCGGCACTGACCTTAGGAACCTTAATGCACTCCCCGAGGCTGCATGCCGTGGCCGCAGACTACTTCTTTGGAGCTTACTCAGCCTGCCACCTATTACGGGGGCGAGGTTGCCAGAGAATCGGTTTAGCCATTGACCCGAGCCTCGAGGCCCGAACCAGCCATCGATGGCTGGGAGGATATTGCGCCGCAATGGATGGTCTTAATCAAAATATCTACCGAAAACCTTGGCCTCCCGCAAAACATTTTCGCACATGGTGCCGGCGCAAAAAGATCGACGGAATCGTCACTATCCACGGAGAATTGAGGGAATACTGGGAAGAGAATTTTGGAAATTTCCTAATGATATCTAGCTTAGACAATCAAGTAAACAAAGAGGGACAGCACTATGTCTTGGAACCGAGCGGTCTTGGCGAAGAAGCCATCCGTATGATCCATCACTTGCTACTAAAAAGAGAATACGGCCTACCTACGAAACCGAGGATAGTAATGATACCGGGCACGTGGACCGGCATCAATGAAATACCGAACTCAAACTGAGCTTCGCTCAAAAAGAAACCAACAAATCGACAGAATCGGTCACCGGATACGCTCCGGCTTCTGATAGTCTTCATCCATAGTATATGGCAAACGCCAGACCGCATCGCCAGATACATTGCAAAAATGCAGGTTCGAGGGCGACATCGTATCGGGATTGTCATTGCCCCCGTCCCAGGAAGCCACCTCCCAATGGCGAGGCGAACCACCGGGTCCAGGTCGTGGGTCGGAGCTCGTTGAATATAGAACAGCAGGATCCCCCCGGGCATCCAGACAGACATTGTGCAAATATACCAGACGCCCCTCGGATGCATAATCACGAACCAATGCCGCAATCTTGGGACAAGTCAGCGGCGGAACAACCGTTCCTCCATCTAACGCAGACCAAGTTTCACCCCCATCATGCGTTTGCACCACATACTAGAGTTCACGCCCCAAGGCGTGGCCGGTGTATTTCGTGAACAAAAGCAGAAAGCGGCCATCCGGCTGAGTGTGTAGATGAATACGCCCGAGGTCAAGAACCTCGGGCGTACAATTAAGTCAACTTAGACTTCCAGAACTGAATAGCACTAGAAGGCAAAAAATACTCCTACTGACGGCGACTTCTTCGAAGCATGGCCACCGCACCAAGAGCAGTGATCGCCATCACCAAGCTGGCACCGTTTGGCTCTGGCACAGTAACGAGGATATTGTCGATGTAATTACTACTATTCCCCTTAATGTAGATCGTAGAGAAACTCGAGAAGTCCGTATCGGTATGGGTTACAATTTCCTCTCCATCGACAGATAACGTCAGCAAGCCGGTCGACGCCTTCCACGACAAACTTATGCTCGCAAATCCAGTCCAATTTTCAGTGTCGTATGTAGCCAGATCGTCATTCGAAGAGCTTGTTTCGTCTGTTGCGGTAACATCATAGCCCGTAATGGCATGTCCAGAATTGCCAATGGCAAGGTCCGCGCTCCCATTGAATGTTGACCAGTCAGAGTAAGTGGTATCTTGGAATTTCGTAATGCTAACACTACCATTTCCTCCATACTGATTCACTAGACCGCTATTCCAGCCGAAACCATAGCCTGCCTCACCATCAGCGTCCAGCAACAGCATCCGCATCCCCCGCTGATAGTCGCTATGGAGCACATTCACAGACAGTGTCCAATCCTGGGTTATTGTCTGCCCTAAGTCCGTGTAGGCGACCCCATTCGCCAATTTCATGTATCTGTTGCCCGTCGGATTAGGATTCAGTCCATCCAACGGGGCAGGACCAAAATCCATAAGGGAGCCGGATAGCGGCGACGAAGCAAAACTCGACCATACCGCCTGAAGTTCAGTAGTATTCGCGTACTGCATATCATCCTCAAAGACAGTGGTCTGCGCGTGAGCCATCCCGGGAAAGAGAGCAAACGAGCCAAGGGCGAATGCAGGCAGGCTCATCAATGAACGCATGCTTATTATATTCGAGTATGTGTATTTGGGTGTTATTTTCATAGTTGTAGTTTATGGTGTTATTCTTAGTGGTGGGATAAATAATAGCTCAACAAAACCCCCGAAGACATCTCACTGCAAATCAGACTTCATGCAGCAAGCTGCAGGCTACATTCCCAGTCCTATCTTCAATGTGAATCTGTCTTTCCAGTTACTTGGGCTTCATCCAAGTTTTGATGCCCGAGGACAGTTCCGTCGTCCAACTCGTTCACCTGCTCAACTTTCAGGCGTGAGAAAAGTGCAATAATATCGCGCACCCCGCCCCAGGTAAACCAAACTGCAGTAATCAAAGCCATACACACCGGGATTCCAACACCGGTGACATGCCAGAAGGACTTCCAAACCTCTTCAGACCACGGCGAGATTAGGTTCCAGATGGAACCAATGACAAAGGTGGAAAACCAAAGCATACTCCAAGCAAATAAACCGTAGGAAATGCATTTATCACCAAACGTGAAATGTTCATTGAAATTGAGAATTCGCTCAAGGATCCCCTTGTTTTTATAGTCAACAGTCTGCATTTTAGCATCCCCAACTGCATCGACGATTTTAGCATACTTCCCACGGTGCAACATTCGATCCAGGTTGAAATCCTCCTTGCAGGTCAGCAACGACACGAGCACGTAGACGGTAATCGCGCACAGAGTCGCGATGAAAGACACTTGCATTCCGTGTAGCGGAAAGGACTCCGCCCAAATCAGACGAGCAATGATTCCGGAAACGGCTAGGCTGGACCCCGTAAGCAAGGCTGCCCATGCCCCAGTAGTTGTGCCCTTTTTCCAATAGAGTCCGCCAATGATCACGGCACCGGCACCACCGACATAAATCGCCGTCGTGACCGCCCACCACATTGCGATAAACTCAGTCTGCGGAAACATGGCGCCGAAGATGAAAGCGAAGATGGCAACCCCCGCAATGGATCGGCGAAGGATCTTAACATGCTGTTTGGGACCAAATGGCTTCTTCCGCAAAGGAACCAAAATATCCTGTACAAATAGACTCCCCCACGAATGCAAATGCGTCGAGTCCCCTCCAAAAATCCCCATGATCAAGATCGCACAAAACGCGCCTTTCACTCCAATAGGCAAGAGATACGAAACTGCCATCGGAATACGCATTTGATCTTGTGAATTCTCTCCCGGGATCATCGCAAGTGCGTTGTTCACCTGTATTGACTCCTGAAGAAAATCCGGATGCATCATGTAGGTCATGGCACACATGGCGAGCAGGTAGACCAATGCTTGTTTACCAAACTCCCGCCAGCGACCGAGAATGCTACCCATTCTGTTTTCGTGCGCGGTCAGACCGGCCGAGTTGTAGGCACTCTGATTCTGCCAAGCCATTGTTCCGTAGACGTTCACAAACGCCGCCATGAGAATGAACCATATATTGAAATCCTTCAGCGATAGAGAATCAAAAGGGTTGATCAAAGACTCTCCATCCGGGCGATCCGTGAGCACATCAGTGATCTGCCCCCAATCAAACATCAGCAGCAAACTGACAATAACAACCAAATAGAGAATCTGCGAAAGCATCCCTTCGATGCAATCAGTCACCATCACAGTGATCTGACCACCGACCAGGGTCAGGTAGAGTGTGACCGACAGCAGCAGTGCCATCACGATCATGTGAGTCGCAACGTCATACCCGAGGACTTCCGTGACGGGAGGTAATCCTATAAATGTAGTGATGACACGCGCACCGATCACCGGAATAATCCCAAAGTTGACGATCCCGGCGAAAAAGCCGAGGAAACCTGTAAAAACCCGAAAGCGCTTACTATAACGCAACTCGAAAAATTGAGCCAAGGTCATCGCCCGCGTCTCACGATACCGGTAGACAACAAACCCTGTGATCGAGATCATGAGCCCCACAGGTATGTTAATCCATGACCACCATGTCC
The nucleotide sequence above comes from Coraliomargarita algicola. Encoded proteins:
- a CDS encoding sodium:solute symporter family protein, whose protein sequence is MKSVADFMSGGRVAGRYLLAVARGEMQAGAVVFVAVFEIISRAGFTWTWWSWINIPVGLMISITGFVVYRYRETRAMTLAQFFELRYSKRFRVFTGFLGFFAGIVNFGIIPVIGARVITTFIGLPPVTEVLGYDVATHMIVMALLLSVTLYLTLVGGQITVMVTDCIEGMLSQILYLVVIVSLLLMFDWGQITDVLTDRPDGESLINPFDSLSLKDFNIWFILMAAFVNVYGTMAWQNQSAYNSAGLTAHENRMGSILGRWREFGKQALVYLLAMCAMTYMMHPDFLQESIQVNNALAMIPGENSQDQMRIPMAVSYLLPIGVKGAFCAILIMGIFGGDSTHLHSWGSLFVQDILVPLRKKPFGPKQHVKILRRSIAGVAIFAFIFGAMFPQTEFIAMWWAVTTAIYVGGAGAVIIGGLYWKKGTTTGAWAALLTGSSLAVSGIIARLIWAESFPLHGMQVSFIATLCAITVYVLVSLLTCKEDFNLDRMLHRGKYAKIVDAVGDAKMQTVDYKNKGILERILNFNEHFTFGDKCISYGLFAWSMLWFSTFVIGSIWNLISPWSEEVWKSFWHVTGVGIPVCMALITAVWFTWGGVRDIIALFSRLKVEQVNELDDGTVLGHQNLDEAQVTGKTDSH
- a CDS encoding LacI family DNA-binding transcriptional regulator translates to MQNTPNKRPTIYDVAKLAGVSHATVSRVVRGADIVKPTTIEIVKAAIEKLGYRPDPALSALAAYRSNMQPHQGHGETLAFIDCDGSEYSEIVYAGSLKEASSLGYQVEKYELSEQTREQHQLARQLYHRGVRGLIFGPSNQERELSGWNWDEHAALTLGTLMHSPRLHAVAADYFFGAYSACHLLRGRGCQRIGLAIDPSLEARTSHRWLGGYCAAMDGLNQNIYRKPWPPAKHFRTWCRRKKIDGIVTIHGELREYWEENFGNFLMISSLDNQVNKEGQHYVLEPSGLGEEAIRMIHHLLLKREYGLPTKPRIVMIPGTWTGINEIPNSN